GCGGCCAAGCGCACCAGCGAGCAGCTGATGCGCCGCTACTACTGGGCAGCCAAAGCCGTCACGCAGCTCAACACCGTGGTGCTGCAGAACATCGAGGCCCGGCTGTTTCCGACCGAGTTGGGCATCACGCGGACCATCAACGGGCGCTTTGTCGAGCGCCAGGGCATGCTGGAGATCGCCGATCCCGAGCTGTACCAGCGCGAGCCGGCCGCCATCCTGGAAACCTTCCTAGTGTATGAACAGACGCGCGGCGTCAAGGGCCTGGCCGCCAACACGCTGCGCGCGCTCTACAACGCCCGCACGCAGATGGATGCCAGGTGGCGCCGCGATCCGGCCAACCGCGCGACGTTCCTGTCGATCCTGCAGCAGCCGCAGGGCATCACGCATGCGCTGCGGCTGATGAACCAGACCAGCGTGCTGGGCCGCTACCTGGTCAACTTCCGACGCATCGTCGGGCAGATGCAGCACGACCTGTTCCACGTCTACACGGTCGACCAGCACATCCTGATGGTGGTGCGCAATGTCCGCCGCTTCGCCATCGTCGAGCACGCGCACGAGTTCCCGTTCTGCAGCCAGCTGATGGCGAACTTCGACAAGCCCTGGGTGCTGACCGTGGCCGCGCTGTTCCACGACATCGCCAAGGGGCGCGGCGGCGACCACTCGGTGCTGGGCATGGCCGACGCGCGGCGCTTCTGCAAGCAGCACGGCATCGCCAGCGAGGATGCCGACCTGATCGTCTGGCTGGTCGAGCACCACCTGACCATGAGCCAGGTCGCGCAGAAGCAGGACCTGGGCGATCCCGAGGTCATCCGCCACTTCGCCGACCAGGTCGGCAGCGAGCGCTACCTGAGCGCGCTGTACCTGCTGACGGTGGCCGATATCCGCGGCACCAGCCCGAAGGTGTGGAACGCCTGGAAAGCCAAGCTGCTGGAAGACCTGTACCGGATAACGCTGCGCGTGCTGGGCGGCGCGACCACCGATCCGCACGCCGTGCTGGAGGGCCGCAAGGAAGAAGCGCGCGTCCTGCTGCGCCTGGCCGCGATGGACCCGCATGCCCACGAAGCGCTGTGGGCCCAGCTGGACGTGGGCGTGTTCCTGCGCCACGACGCGCGCGACATTGCGTGGTTCACGCGGCATTTCTACAACCGCGTCGACACCGCCCTCCCGATCGTGCGGGCGCGGATCTCGCCGGTGGGCGAAGGCCTGCAGGTGGCGGTGTATTCGCCCGACCGGCCCGACCTGTTCGCCCGCATCTGCGGCTACTTCGAGCGCAAGGGGCTGACCATCCTCGATGCCAAGATCCACACCACCAAGCATGGCTACGCGCTCGACACCTTCCAGGTGGCCGACCCCGGCTCCGGCCTGGTGGAGCCCGGGCACTACCGCGACATCATCACGCTGGTCGAGCACGAGCTGGCCGAGCTGATCGCGCGCGAGACCGCCCTGACCGAGCCGCCGCGCGGACGCATCTCGCGCCAGTCGCGCAGCTTCCCGATCAAGCCGCGCGTGGACCTGCGCCCGGACGAGCGCGGGCAGTATTACCTGCTGTCGCTGTCGGCCACCGACCGCACCGGGCTGCTGTACGCCATCGCCCGGGTGCTGGCGCGCCATCGTGTGTCGGTGCACACCGCGCGCATCAACACGCTGGGCGAGCGGGTGGAAGACGTCTTCCTGCTCGACGGCCGCCGACTCACGCAAGACAACAAACTGCAGCTCGCGCTCGAAAGCGAGCTGCTCGAGGCACTCGCTATCTGAGGCCTCGCCTGATGGATTTGACCCATGACTGATTCCGACGATTTCCCCGGCGACGACACCAAGCGCTCCGCCAGCGACCCCACGCAGCGGGCCACCCGCCCGGGCAAGCGCGCCACGCTCGGCGTGCGCCGCGACGACACGGGCAACCCGGTGCGCACCACCGGCAAGCCGCTGCGCGCCTCCGACCTGAACCGCGACCGCCAGCCGCTACGCCCGTCGCAGCGCCGGCCCAAGCCGCAGGAAGGCGACGCCAAGCGGCCCGCCCGAGCGCGCCGCGACGACGACAGCCAGCCGCCGCGCGAGGCCAAGCCGCGCCGCATGCAGGGGGACCGCCTGCCGCGCCGGTTCGATGACGAACGCCCCCCGCGCAAGTTCGGTGACGATCAACGTCCGC
The sequence above is a segment of the Ralstonia nicotianae genome. Coding sequences within it:
- a CDS encoding [protein-PII] uridylyltransferase, whose translation is MHTAAAATPATSPRDILKAERAHLFAQFEQHANVNLLVTKLARAVDQALILLWQDEGMPDTCALVAVGGYGRGELFPHSDVDILLLLPQTADKALETRLEAFIGRCWDMGLDIGSSVRTVDECISEATQDVTVCTSLLEARLLTGDEGLYRTFETHYQGHLDAADFYQSKMLEMRQRHAKYQDTPYSLEPNCKESPGGLRDLQVILWMTRAAGFGSSWNELLVNQLLTRREAKELAANERLLKTIRARLHLLAGRRQDVLVFDLQTQLGEAFGYRPNAAKRTSEQLMRRYYWAAKAVTQLNTVVLQNIEARLFPTELGITRTINGRFVERQGMLEIADPELYQREPAAILETFLVYEQTRGVKGLAANTLRALYNARTQMDARWRRDPANRATFLSILQQPQGITHALRLMNQTSVLGRYLVNFRRIVGQMQHDLFHVYTVDQHILMVVRNVRRFAIVEHAHEFPFCSQLMANFDKPWVLTVAALFHDIAKGRGGDHSVLGMADARRFCKQHGIASEDADLIVWLVEHHLTMSQVAQKQDLGDPEVIRHFADQVGSERYLSALYLLTVADIRGTSPKVWNAWKAKLLEDLYRITLRVLGGATTDPHAVLEGRKEEARVLLRLAAMDPHAHEALWAQLDVGVFLRHDARDIAWFTRHFYNRVDTALPIVRARISPVGEGLQVAVYSPDRPDLFARICGYFERKGLTILDAKIHTTKHGYALDTFQVADPGSGLVEPGHYRDIITLVEHELAELIARETALTEPPRGRISRQSRSFPIKPRVDLRPDERGQYYLLSLSATDRTGLLYAIARVLARHRVSVHTARINTLGERVEDVFLLDGRRLTQDNKLQLALESELLEALAI